In the genome of Anabas testudineus chromosome 4, fAnaTes1.2, whole genome shotgun sequence, one region contains:
- the pdcb gene encoding phosducin b translates to MSDSLINLEETAIHTGPKGVINDWRRFKLESMDQENLPPAKRDLLRQMSSPNRPKDDSRANLNRKMSVQEYELLKEEDEGCLKKYRRQCMQEMHEKLSFGPKFEGVHDLDSGEAFLEVIEKEHHTTVVVVHIYKLGVKGCEQLNNCLDCLATEYPTVKFCRIDAVASGAAERFSDEVLPTLLVYKAGELIGNFLACTQHLNEEFFATDVETFLNSYGLLPEKELILDDEEENDVE, encoded by the exons atgtctgaCAGTCTTATCAATTTGGAAGAAACAGCAATCCACACAG GTCCTAAAGGAGTCATCAATGACTGGAGGAGGTTTAAGTTGGAAAGTATGGACCAGGAAAACCTCCCTCCTGCAAAAAGGGATCTCCTGAGACAGATGTCATCCCCTAACAGGCCGAAAGATGACTCCAGAGCAAACCTCAATCGCAAG atgagCGTCCAAGAGTATGAACTTCTtaaggaggaggatgagggatGTCTAAAGAAATACAGACGGCAGTGCATGCAGGAGATGCACGAAAAGCTCAGCTTTGGGCCCAAGTTTGAAGGTGTGCATGACCTGGACAGTGGAGAGGCCTTTCTGGAAGTTATCGAGAAGGAACATCACACCACAGTGGTGGTGGTCCACATCTACAAGCTTGGGGTTAAAGGTTGTGAGCAGCTCAACAACTGCCTTGATTGCCTGGCCACTGAGTACCCCACTGTAAAGTTCTGCAGGATTGATGCCGTTGCATCTGGTGCTGCTGAACGTTTCTCAGATGAAGTTTTGCCTACACTGCTTGTGTACAAAGCCGGGGAACTAATAGGAAACTTCCTGGCTTGCACACAACACCTAAATGAGGAGTTCTTTGCCACTGATGTGGAAACTTTCCTCAACAGCTATGGCCTGTTGCCAGAGAAAGAGCTGATCTtggatgatgaagaagaaaatgatgtaGAGTAA